A single window of Pyrus communis chromosome 10, drPyrComm1.1, whole genome shotgun sequence DNA harbors:
- the LOC137747553 gene encoding trihelix transcription factor ENAP2-like has product MDGETNQENPSLPPNNHTTTTTKELESPPRSKPPQQPPLGGSGGDRLKRDEWSEGAVASLLEAYETKWVLRNRAKLKGHDWEDVARHVSSRASCTKSPKTQTQCKNKIESMKKRYRSESATGDGSSWPLYPRLDLLLRGSGTSPTAAAAAAAAVAATVPPPPLPPLQLLHPLPQNNHPLMLLEPSAPPPLPPPPPPPAPPPLMGTAQNSFGSNGADHRVAKEDAVGMKLSDHASDKNPLEVDSSTPALYSDKEQLRSKRMKRKMEKKKRRRREEVDVTESIRWLAEVVVRSEQARMDSMREIERMRVEAEAKRGEMDLKRTEIIANTQLEIARLFAAGGGKGVDSSLRIGRS; this is encoded by the exons atggacggTGAAACAAACCAAGAAAACCCATCTCTCCCCCCAAACAATcacaccaccacaaccaccaagGAATTAGAGTCTCCTCCGAGATCAAAACCTCCTCAACAGCCTCCTCTCGGCGGCAGCGGCGGTGACAGGCTCAAAAGAGATGAGTGGAGTGAAGGAGCAGTTGCTAGCCTCCTTGAAGCTTATGAGACCAAATGGGTTCTCAGAAACAGAGCAAAGCTTAAAGGCCATGACTGGGAAGATGTGGCAAGACACGTGTCGTCACGTGCCAGCTGTACCAAGTCCCCCAAGACGCAAACTCAGTGCAAGAACAAGATTGAGTCCATGAAGAAACGGTATCGTTCTGAGTCCGCCACTGGTGATGGTTCTTCTTGGCCTCTGTATCCTAGGCTTGATCTTTTGTTACGTGGCAGTGGGACGTCCCCAACCGCGGCGGcagcagctgctgctgctgttgctgcaaCTGTGCCGCCCCCGCCACTGCCACCACTACAGCTGCTTCATCCACTGCCTCAGAACAATCATCCCTTGATGCTATTGGAGCCATCAGCGCCGCCGCCACtaccgccgccaccaccacctcctGCTCCTCCGCCACTTATGGGGACTGCCCAGAATTCATTTGGATCCAATGGTGCTGATCATAGGGTGGCCAAG GAAGATGCAGTGGGGATGAAATTGTCAGACCATGCATCGGACAAGAACCCTTTGGAGGTAGACAGTAGCACACCAGCTCTCTACAGTGACAAGGAACAATTAAGGTCCAAAAGAATGAAGAggaaaatggagaaaaagaaGCGGCGAAGGCGGGAGGAAGTAGACGTAACTGAGAGCATAAGATGGCTAGCAGAAGTTGTGGTAAGATCAGAACAAGCAAGAATGGACTCAATGAGGGAGATAGAGAGGATGAGAGTCGAGGCAGAGGCGAAGCGAGGAGAAATGGATCTCAAGCGTACCGAAATCATTGCAAACACGCAGTTGGAGATTGCAAGGTTGTTTGCAGCTGGTGGTGGCAAAGGGGTTGATTCTTCATTGAGAATTGGAAGAAGTTGA